A window of the Apostichopus japonicus isolate 1M-3 chromosome 8, ASM3797524v1, whole genome shotgun sequence genome harbors these coding sequences:
- the LOC139970979 gene encoding uncharacterized protein codes for MGIYWRGQVGVGHSQTRVQNRILLQPTLRGRRKADTHTHGPRQTLSPRRGNSGPAGQAGNYKSSGRDGTTLPVLLFSDQKTGWHLASHSKPKTPEHKTHQTKTLPYGDLKLNITPTQKGHVGGDRRLTGRLPAHLDTQRTPTIPSVPVRRTRLPVPGAPIRPSHGSQNLHESRGSSSRLPQKKRGHPLRISRRLVGSREQPIGSNQQRPQNAPDPSRTGLDREPEEITAITFPDDPVPRGHTGLHHRGSPTLRRKSRGSQGDHTTDLGTPGVTNGDMAPGPGTHGQPRRYQHPGDDGGQKSPGSFQRPRTGNDNHNLHRQHDSGGLHQSAGGHPLRETVPTRVGGDNSGRGLRHDPTGFPHRRQAQRDGGRLIQGAYRPQRMVSGTGDLRQNLFDLRQAHDRPVRNTQEQQTPDLLFQTIPPPGLPHGRNVPLLGPHGCVHLPAAVYDRTSPQENSELQGQVHTNSPVLASQTLVRRDPPTPHGRPSESTGQASPTVPETGNSLPPRHQGVTISCLEAVRSSLRQRGFSEAAAAMAADARRGTTAATYDSRLRKFDQWCRPRQILLPAASVTQIAEFLLSLFGEGKQVSTIRNYRSAIAAIHQGFPDGSTLSNNPYIAQLIKGMANRRPQIRRLAPSWGLSAVLHALAGPPYEPMAKASLAALTKKTLFLVAVASARRRSCLHALSTKQNHIRFEGHGVRMVPDPSFIAKNQTLTFLPGDIFIPEIKTMSSVAEDKRWCPVRALKWYLSKTEKLRQSTSLFIIPRPPYAAASKDTLSRWLVEIIRPFTSGTSRPRAHDVRGVAASTALFAGIPIEDILKAAAWKTPTTFVACYLTDTLHAEAAFGSAVMRGPVGNRSHPSGLPPSGSATRC; via the exons atgggaatttattggcggggacaagtgggtgttggacacagtcagacacgggtacaaaatagaattctcctccagcccacccttcgggggcggaggaaggcagacactcacacccacggaccccgtcaaacgcttagccctagaaggggaaattctggccctgctggccaagcaggcaattacaagagttccggaagagacgggaccactcttccggtcctccttttttctgaccaaaaaacgggatggcacctggcgtcccattctaaacctaaaacccctgaacacaaaacacatcagaccaaaacacttccgtatggagaccttaaacttaatattacccctactcagaaagggcatgtgggcggcgaccgtagacttacgggacgcctacctgcacatcttgatacacagagaacaccgacgattcctagcgttccggtacgcagaacaagactaccagttccgggcgctcccattcggcctagccacggctcccagaaccttcacgagagtcgcgggagcagtagtcgcctacctcagaaaaagaggggtcaccctctacgtatatctagacgactggttggtagtagggaacagcctatcggaagcaaccaacaacgtccacaaaacgctccagacccttcaagaactgggctggatcgtgaaccagaagaaatcacggctatcaccttcccagacgatccagttcctcggggccatactggacttcaccaccggggtagcccgaccctcagaagaaagagtcgcggcagtcaaggcgaccacacaacagatcttggcacaccgggggtcaccaacggggacatggctccgggccctgggactcatggccagcCTCGTCGAT ATCAACATCCTGGAGATGATGGCGGTCAAAAGAGCCCTGGAAGTTTTCAACGACCACGTACAGGGAACGATAACCACAATCTTCACCGACAACACGACAGTGGTGGCCTACATCAATCGGCAGGGGGGCACCCGCTCAGAGAGACTGTGCCGACTCGCGTGGGAGGTGATAACAGCGGCCGAGGACTCCGGCACGATCCTACGGGCTTCCCACATCGCAGGCAAGCTCAACGTGATGGCGGACGTCTTATCCAGGGGGCATatagaccccaacgaatggtctctggaacaggagacttgcgacagaatcttttcgatcttcggcaggcccacgatagacctgttcgcaacacacaagaacaacaaactccaGACCTTCTGTTCCAGACGATTCCACCCCCTGGCCTACCACACGGACGCAATGTCCCTCTCCTGGGACCACATGGATGCGTACATCTTCCCGCCGCTGTGTATGATCGGACAAGTCCTCAGGAAAATTCggaactccaagggcaggttcacactaatagccccgttctggcctcgcagaccctggttcgccgagatcccccaactcctcatggacgtcccagtgagtctaccggacaagcctcacctactgtcccagagacagggaactctctcccacccagacatcaaggggttacaattagttgcctggaggctgtccggtcttccctacgacagagaggcttttcagaagcagctgccgcgatggcagccgacgctagaaggggaacgaccgcagcgacttacgattcccgtCTGCGGAAGTTCGACCAATGGTGCCGACCGAGACAGATACTGCTGCCTGCTGCCTCTGTGACACAGATAGCCGAGTTCCTCCTCTCACTCTTTGGAGAGGGGAAACAAGTCTCCACCATCAGGAATTACAGGTCGGCCATCGCTGCCATCCACCAGGGCTTCCCAGATGGCTCCACACTGAGCAATAACCCGTACATTGCACAGCTCATCAAAGGCATGGCGAATCGTCGCCCACAGATCAGACGGCTAGCCCCCTCCTGGGGACTCTCAGCAGTGTTACATGCCCTGGCAGGACCACCATACGAACCAATGGCTAAAGCCTCCCTGGCTGCCCTCACAAAAAAGACACTCTTCCTCGTCGCAGTggcgtcagcaagaaggaggagttgcctccacgccctatccaccaagcagaatcacatcagatttgagggccacggggtgaggatggttccagacccgtcatttattgcaaagaaccagaccttgaccttcctgccaggagacattttcatcccggaaattaagaccatgtcatcagtagccgaggacaaacgatggtgtccagtcagggcactgaagtggtacctgagcaagacagagaagttaagacaatcaacttctctcttcatcataccacgaccaccctacgcagcggcctccaaagacactctatccaggtggctagtagagatcatacgcccgttcacatcggggacctcccgaccaagggctcacgacgtcagaggggtcgcggcctctacagccctattcgccggcatcccgatagaggacatactcaaagcagcagcgtggaaaactccaactacgttcgtcgcctgctacttgaccgacactttacacgccgaagcggcatttggtagcgcggtgatgcgaggtccggtgggtaacaggtcccacccctcgggcctcccaccatcgggcagtgccactcggtgctaa